One Microplitis demolitor isolate Queensland-Clemson2020A chromosome 2, iyMicDemo2.1a, whole genome shotgun sequence DNA segment encodes these proteins:
- the LOC103578615 gene encoding protein LSM12 homolog A gives MAGVSDWFSIGSTVACKTCYNKEIEGEVLAFDPQTKMLILKCPSSSGRPSVNDVHIVNLSLVSDVQVKREVSPTTTEPPQSLNLQRLNTRVRNQVEEKKRMVKALQAGVSPEGQKLFIAISKTINEITWSGQNIVVWGNVTIVPPYKVDNVHGNAESKPYLHVRKVVEKHMKDTAAAEMQQQQSRQQIQKNNSNTTLQQ, from the exons ATGGCTGGCGTAAGCGACTGGTTTAGCATTGGAAGTACAGTAGCATGTAAAACTTGTTATAATAAAGAAATCGAGGGTGAAGTTCTCGCATTTGATCCACAAACTAAAATGCTTATACTGA AATGCCCATCATCCTCTGGTAGACCATCGGTAAATGATGTACATATAGTTAATTTATCACTGGTGTCTGATGTACAAGTAAAAAGAGAAGTCAGTCCAACAACAACAGAGCCACCACAGAGTCTCAATTTACAGAGGCTAAACACACGTGTACGTAATcaagttgaagaaaaaaaacgtatgGTAAAAGCTCTGCAGGCCGGAGTATCGCCAGAAggacaaaaactttttatagcTATTTCTAAaacaattaatgaaataacgTGGTCTGGGCAAAATATTGTCGTATGGGGTAATGTTACCATCGTACCGCCTTACAAGGTTGATAATGTACATGGTAACGCTGAATCTAAACCTTATTTACATGTTAGAAAAGTc GTAGAGAAGCATATGAAAGACACAGCAGCAGCTGAAATGCAACAACAACAATCACGGcaacaaatacaaaaaaataatagcaatacTACGTTGCAGCAGTAG
- the LOC103578616 gene encoding activating signal cointegrator 1 produces the protein MDRWVHDNLSLLLDFPVPEDLTQYILQIHNERDLDDYLQTLLDFSNPKHRNFVLELKRKRGAENHLTGYKKIDDNFSNPNGQPQKQNDRKKNKTKDKEEKEISSEKNVKKKSKFVSIFSDDGKDKFTIMLKNRHKCDCEAKSHSLINNCLNCGRIVCAQEGSGPCFYCNELVCTPDQQSILAMQTKHSDQLYNKLMDQKITKDQMQQQAALQQRDKLVEFDRNSVKRTQVIDDQSDYYQSSDSVWLSNKERAEIQKHQEELRNLKHASRFSKKVTLDLYGRQIIEEPEDYDILSLPNQEYAENKNDICPDFEFDLPQYMETNNKFKSSSVNPNVSATIRRIQDKELLDMVDEGYCLSMHQPYASLLVAGIKSHEGRTWYSAHRGRLWIHAAAKAVSKEEITSLENHYRHLSENLKFPKSYPTGCLLGCVTVVDVLAQDEYRKIYPDGDSDSPYVFICQDTHELSLKFPMQGKNKIYKLDKQIHKAALKHLT, from the exons atggaTCGATGGGTGCATGATAATCTGTCATTATTGTTAGACTTCCCAGTACCTGAAGATTTAACTCA gtaCATACTTCAGATCCATAATGAAAGAGATTTAGATGATTACTTGCAAACTTTACTAGATTTTTCTAATCCAAAACATCGTAATTTTGTCCTTGAGTTAAAACGAAAGCGGG gaGCAGAAAATCATCTGACaggttacaaaaaaattgatgacaatttttcaaatcccAATGGACAGCCGCAGAAACAGAAtgatagaaagaaaaataaaactaaagacaaggaagaaaaagaaatttcgaGTGAAAAGAACGTGAAGAAAAAGTCTAAATTCGTGAGCATTTTTTCCGATGATGGGAAAGATAAATTTACCATTATgttgaaaa acaGACACAAGTGCGATTGCGAAGCGAAATCTCATTCTTTGATAAACAATTGTTTGAATTGCGGAAGAATTGTTTGCGCACAAGAGGGTTCCGGTCCCTGTTTTTACTGCAATGAATTGGTTTGCACTCCAGATCAACAATCGATTCTTGCGATGCAAACAAAACATTCAGATCAGttgtataataaattgatgGACCAGAAAATAACAAAAGATCAAATGCAGCAGCAAGCGGCTCTGCAGCAGAGAGATAAGCTCGTTGAGTTTGATCGCAACAG tGTGAAACGTACTCAAGTTATCGATGATCAGTCTGATTATTACCAGTCAAGTGACAGTGTCTGGTTGTCAAACAAAGAACGCGctgaaattcaaaaacatcAAGAAGAACTACGGAATCTTAAACACGCGTCGCGTTTTAGTAAAAAAGTAACTCTCGATTTATACGGCCGTCAAATTATTGAAGAGCCTGAAGATTATGATATTTTATCTCTGCCCAATCAAGAGTatgcagaaaataaaaacgacaTTTGCCCTGATTTCGAATTCGATCTTCCTCaa tACATGGAAACCaataacaaattcaaaagttcATCAGTTAATCCAAATGTCTCGGCTACTATTCGTCGTATTCAGGACAAAGAACTCCTGGATATGGTTGACGAAGGATACTGTCTTTCGATGCATCAACCGTACGCTTCTCTTCTAGTCGCTGGCATCAAAag tcatgAAGGCAGGACCTGGTACTCAGCCCACCGCGGACGCTTATGGATTCATGCAGCAGCCAAAGCTGTTTCTAAAGAAGAAATAACTAGCCTAGAAAATCACTACCGTCATCTCAGTg agaatttaaaatttcccaAGTCGTATCCTACTGGTTGTCTGCTAGGCTGCGTTACAGTCGTCGACGTTTTAGCCCAAGATGAATACCGTAAAATTTATCCCGATGGTGATTCAGACAGCCCCTATGTGTTTATTTGTCAAGACACTCATGAATTGTCGCTCAAATTTCCAATGCaaggaaagaataaaatat atAAGCTGGATAAACAAATTCATAAAGCTGCGTTAAAACATCttacataa